The genomic window CGGGCAACTCCGTGTCCTCCGAGGCGGGGCCGATGACCCGCACCTCATGTCCCTGACCGATCAACACCTTGGCCAGGTCAAGGATGTGGGCCTGAACTCCGCCGGGCTCGTCGAAAGAATACGGGCAGACGATTCCCACTCGCACAGCGCCGACCTAGCCTTTCCGTTCGCGTTCCGCCCGCTGACGGCGTGCCCGGCGGGCCGCCTTGGCCTCGTCGACGTCGACGGTCCACTGCGGCTGCAGCATGTGCCAGTCCTCCGGGTGGGCGGCGATGTTGGCCGCGAAGAGATCCGCGATGCGCTGCACGGTGGCCGGCAGGTCGGTGACCTCCACTTCATCGGAGGCGCTCAGCCCCCACCCTGGGCCGTCGTCGTCCTCGTAGAACCAGGAGTGCACGACGTGCAGGGCGGCGCCGGTTTCGAGGGCCAGCTGGGCGCTGCCCGCCGGCATCGTGGTCTTCTCCCCGAAGAAATCGACTTCCACGCCGGTTTGTTTGAGGTCGCGCTCGCCCAGCAGGCACACGATTCCGCCTTGCTCCAGCACTTCGCGGAGCCTGTCGAAGGGCGGCCGCTGTCCGCCCGTGAGAGGGAGAACCTCGAAGCCGAGGGACTCGCGGAACTCGACGAAGGCGTTGAACAAGACTTCAGGCTTGACTCTTTCCGCGACGGTGGCGAATTGTCCGTAGTTTTTGACCAGCCACGTGCCGGCCATGTCCCAGTTACCGGAGTGCGGCAGGGTCAGGATCACGCCCCTGCCCGACTGCACCGACGCATCGAAGGCCTCGCGGCCGACCACCCCCTCAGTCAGCCGGGCGTGCAGCTTCTCGTCGTCGGTCAGCGTCGGCAGCCGGAAGGCCTCCAGCCAGTAGCGGGCGTAGGAGCGCATGGCGTCGCGCACCAGTTCCCGGGTGACGTTTTCCGGCCCCACGACGCGGCTGAGATTACGCCGCAGCATCTCCAGTCCCTTGCCGTCGTCGCTGACCCGGTCAGCGCCGAACCGAAACAGCCGGGCGGCCACGGGGGCCGGCAGCTTGCGCACGATCGACCATCCCGCCAGGTAGCCGGCCGCCGCAAAGTCGCGGTCACGCAGCAGGCGGGTGACATCCTCCATCAACGTCTACTTCTCCTTCGTGTCGACGGACCAGGAATGATCGTGTGCTGCCGCGTCCTTCGTCCCCGCCGGGGCCGCCGCCTCGTCCATCGCCTTCGGGTCGTTCCAGGCCATCGCGATGCGCTGGACGACGGTGAAGACGCTGCCCGCGGCCAGCACCCAGATGGCCACGTCGACGGCGTAGGGAACGCCAAAGCCGTGGAGGCCGATGCCGACGAGGCCGATGATGAGGCGCTCGGGGCGTTCGATCAGCCCGCCGACCATGGCAAAGCCGGAGGCCTCTCCCCTGGCCTTGACGTAGCTGATCACCTGCGAACCGATGAGCACCACCAGCGACGCCGCCACCAGGGAAGGATGGGCGTCATAGGAGTAGATCAGCCACCAGGTGATGGCGGCGAAGGTCGCCCCGTCGGTGATGCGGTCGCAGGTCGCGTCCAGCGTCGCCCCGAACCGGGTACCGCCGCCGCGCAGCCGCGCCATGGTGCCGTCGACCATGTCGAAGGCCGCGAACAGCCCGGTGAGCACCGCGGCCCACACCAGGTGCCCCGCCGGAATGAGCGTCACGACGATGGCGGTGGTGATCACCGCGCCGATGATCGTGACCGCGTTCGGGGAGACGCCCAACCGGTTCAGCGTTTTGGCCACCGGCTCAATGACGACCGCCGCCGGCTTTCGCCCGTGGACGCTAAGCATCAGCGGCCTCAATCTCGGCCCATCCGCGGGCGAGCAGGGCGCGGGTGTCCCGCAACAACTGCGGCAACACTTTGGTTTTGCCGATCACGGTGACGAAGTTCGCGTCACCGGACCACCTCGGCACCACATGCAGGTGCAGGTGGTCGCCGACCGAACCGCCGGAGGCGGAGCCCAGGTTGAAGCCCACGTTGAAGGCTTCCGGGTTGGACACCCGCTTGAGCACGCGGATGGCGCGTTTGGTGAACGCCATCACCTCCAGGTCCTCCTCGGCCGTCAGGTCCTCCAGCTCGGAGACTTTCCGGTACGGGATGACCATCAGATGGCCCGCGTTGTACGGGTAGAGGTTCAGGATCACGTAGACGTGCTCGCCGCGGGCGATGATCAGCGACTCTTCGTCGGAGCGTTGAGGCGCGTCGAGGAAAGGGTCGCCGGGGTCTTCGACGTCGTTGCCGTTCATCCGCGGGGATTCCGCCAGGTACGCCGAGCGGTACGGCGCCCACAGGCGCTGCAGCTCATCGTCCTTGCCGACTCCGTGGTCGACGACGCGCCGCTCGGGCTGGCCAGCGGATTCGGTGGCGTTATCGGCGTGCGGCAATGGCTTCCTCGCTCGGTTGCTCGTTGATGCGCTCGCCCACCCAATCTGCGATCAGGTCGACGGCTTCGGCCACTGGCACGCCGTTGATCTGGGTGCCGTCGAGGAACCGGAAACTCACGGCGTCCGCCTCCACGTCGCGGCCGCCGGCGAGCAGCATGAACGGGATTTTGCCGGTGGTGTGGTTGCGGATCTTCTTCTGCATGCGGTCGTCGGAGACGTCGACGTCGGCGCGGACGCCGCGCTTGCGCAGCTCCGCGACCACCCCCTCCAGGTGTGGGGCGAAGTCCTCGGCCACCGGGATGCCCATGACCTGCTGCGGCGCCAGCCACGCCGGGAAAGCGCCGGCGTAGTGCTCCAGCAGCACGGCGAAGAAGCGCTCGATGGAGCCGAAGAGCGCGCGGTGGATCATGATGGGCTGCTTCTTGGAGCCGTCCGGCGCGGTGTACTCCAGGTCGAAGCGCTCCGGCAGGTTGAAGTCCAGCTGGACGGTGGACATCTGCCAGGTGCGGCCGATGGCGTCCTTGGCCTGGACGGAGATCTTCGGCCCGTAGAAGGCGGCGCCCTCCGGGTCCGGCACCAGGTCGAGGCCGGAGTTGGTGGCCACGCGCTCCAGGATCTCGGTGGAGGTCTCCCAAATTTCTTCCGAACCGACGGACTTCTTCGGGTCGCGGGTCGACAACTCCAGGTAAAAGTCGTCCAGGCCGTAGTCCTTGAGCAGCGAGATGATGAACTCCAGCACCGTGGTCAGCTCTTCCTCCAGCTGATCCTCGGTGCAGTAGATGTGGGCGTCGTCCTGGGTGAAGCCGCGGGCCCGGGTCAGGCCGTGCACGACGCCGGATTTTTCGTAGCGGTACACGGTGCCGAACTCGAACAAGCGCAGCGGCAGCTCACGGTAGGAGCGCCCGCGGGAATCGAAGATCAGGTTGTGCATCGGGCAGTTCATGGGCTTGAGGTAGTAGTCTTGGCCCGGCTTGGTCTCGTTGCCGTCGTCGTCGTATTCGGCGTCGAGCTGCAGTGGCGGGAACATGCCCTCCTTGTAGAAGCCGAGGTGCCCGGACTTCTCAAAAAGGTCCGCCTTCGTGGCGTGCGGGGTGTTGACGAAGGAGTAGCCGGCCTCGAGGTGGCGGCGGCGGGAGTGCTCCTCCATCTCCAGGCGCACGATCGCGCCGTTGGGGTGGAACACCGGCAGGCCGGAGCCGATCTCGTCGGGGAAGGAGAACAGGTCCAGCTCGGTGCCCAGGCGGCGGTGATCGCGCTTTTCCGCCTCCGCGAGCATCGTCTGGTACTCCTCCAGTTTCTCCTTGTCTTCCCAGGCGGTGCCGTAGATGCGCTGCAGGCCGGCGTTGTCCTGGTCGCCGCGCCAGTAGGCCGCGGAGGAACGGGTCAGGGTGAACGCCGGGATGTAGCGGGTCGTCGGGATGTGCGGGCCGCGGCACAGGTCAGACCACTCGATCTCGTTGGTGCGCGGGTTGATGTTGTCGTAGGCGGTCAGGTCACCGGCGCCGACTTCGGTGGCCTCGTCCGAATCAGGGTCGACGTTGCCCTTGTCCCGGACCAGCTCGAGCTTGAACGGCTCATCGGCGAGTTCCTCGGCGGCGGCTTCGGTGGAGGCGTAGACGCGGCGCTCGAAACGCTGACCGGACTTGATGATCTTCTTCATCCGCTTCTCGATGGCCTTGAGATCCTCCGGAGTGAAGGGCTCGGCGACCTGGAAGTCGTAGTAGAAGCCGTTGTCGATGGCCGGGCCGATGCCCAGCTTGGTGCCGGGAAACTCCAGCTGCACGGCCTGGGCCAGAACATGGGCGCAGGAGTGCCGGATGACGGAACGGCCGTCTTCGGTATACGCCGGGACCGGGGTGAATTCGGCCTCGGCGTCCGGGACGTGGGAAAGATCCTTCAGCTCCCCCTCGGCGTCCTTGACGCAGACGATGGCCTCGGGTCCCTTGTTCGGCAGCTCCAGCTCACGCATCGCCGCGCCGACGGCAGTGCCGGCGGGGACGGTGAACGGTGCGGGTACCTCAGCCTGGCGGGGATCGACGTTAGTCATATTCGATTGCGCTCCTTCTCGCGCTCATGTGGGCCACGGCATACCTGGCCGTCACCCACTTCATAAGAAAGTTCTCATCCACGTCCGTTCGGGCGGGACGGGTCCCGCCCTTCGGCGCTTCGGGGATATCTTAGCGCGATCACCCCGTCAGCGGGGCGGTCAGGACCCGCCGACGAGCGTCACGTTCTTTCGAGCAGACTTTGTCCCCAATAATCCTCCCCGGTGGCCGCACCCGTCCCGGGCGGCAACAAGTACACCGCGGAGCCGATGTGGGTGATCCACTCGTTGAGGCGGTCCTGCTCGTCCAGCCGGGCCTGCACCGGGGTGAATTGCCGGTCGGGGTTCTTCTGGAAACAGATGAACACCTGCCCCGAATTAGAGATCCCGTCGACCGGCGGCAGGTCGTAGTTGTACGAACGCCGCAGCATCGTCTGCTCCGGGTGGTCCGCCGGCGGCCGGGCGCGTGCCATATGGCTGGCGGCGTCGATGACGGGCAGCCCGTATTCGTCGGTCGCGGAGTAGTCCGGCTCCGTGAATTCATCGCCGCCGGACAACGGGCCGCCCTCATCGAGGGTGCGGCCGATGGATTCTTCCCGGGAGGTGCGGTCGAGCATCTCCCAGGTGTCCATGTTCATCCGGACGCGGCGCACCACCATGGCGGTGCCGCCCTGCGACCAGGCGGGCGCTTCTGCACCGTGCCAGACGTGCTCCAGCTGTTCTTCGTCCGTGGTGAGGTTGGCGGTGCCGTCCTTCTGGCCGAAGAGGTTGCGTGGGGTTTGCCCTTCTTCCCTGGTCCCGGCGGCGTGGAGGAAGCCCTGCTGCATCCACACCGGCGCGGCGTACCTGGGGCTGGTGCGCACCATGTGCCGGGTGGTGTGGGAAACGGTGAGCGGGTCATCCGAGCAGATCTGCAGGACGACGTCGCTTTGCCCCCAGGCGTCTTCGAGCTGATCGCGCTGAAACTCGGGGATCGGCGCCAGCCAGTCGGGGCGTTGCGCCTCGAGGTCGGCGATCTCGAACACGCGGGGACCGAATCCGCAGGTGACGGTCAGGTTCGCCGGCGCCTGCACCAATTCCGGCTCGAGACTGCCGGGCGGGGCCTCCCCCACGGCAAGGGCACGGGCGTCGTGGCTCCAAGAGCGCATGAGACGGATCACCCCGTCCCGGTCGACGTCGTCGTGGAGGTTGAAGCCCACGAGGTTGAGATGCGCCTGGGCGGGCGTGGCGACGCCCGCCTGGTGCGGCCCGTCGAAATCGACGGTGGCCGTCCGCAGGCCCGTGGCCTCCGTCGGCGGCGCAGCCGGGTTATCACCGTCCGGTTCAGAGGCGCACGCCGCCAGGGTGGACGCCGCGGCCGCGGTGGTGACTCCCGCGAAGAAATTACGCCGCGAGAAACGGACCTTCTTGCTCATGGTGATGGACACTCCTTTCTACCGGCCGTCAGCGCGGAGCTGACGGCGTACCCGCTTATCGACGCCCGTCAGTCGTTCTCCTCGGCGCCGTCCTCCGCGGAGCCCATGCCGCCGCTGTGGCCTTGGAGAGTGCCGTCTTCCCCGTAGTCTTCGTCACCGGCGTTCATCGTGCGGACGGGGACTTCACCGAGTTCGATGACGTCGCCGTCGGCGAGCTCGATCGTGACGGGCACGACGTCTCCGGCGAGGATCTCCCCGACGTGGCCCATGATCATGAAGTGGTCGCCGCCGGGCTCAAGGACATGGTCCTGCCCCGCGGGGATGGTCAACGGTTCTTCCTTTTCCTGCATGACGCCGTCCACGACCTCGTGGATCTCGTAGCTGCCGGCTTCCAGCCCGGTGTCGATCCCGACGATTTGGACGTCCTCGTCCAAGGCGTTCGTCAGGGTGCCGAAAATGGCGGTCATCTCGACGTCGGTGCCCTTCGCGCGGACTACTCCGTTGGTCAGAGTCACGGCCTCCCCGTCTGCCGCCGAGGTGGTTTCTGCCGTTGCAGACGCCGCCTCATCGCCTGTCTCAGT from Corynebacterium maris DSM 45190 includes these protein-coding regions:
- a CDS encoding copper chaperone PCu(A)C; its protein translation is MNIRNIKKSAVAGVASGALLLTACADQGTETGDEAASATAETTSAADGEAVTLTNGVVRAKGTDVEMTAIFGTLTNALDEDVQIVGIDTGLEAGSYEIHEVVDGVMQEKEEPLTIPAGQDHVLEPGGDHFMIMGHVGEILAGDVVPVTIELADGDVIELGEVPVRTMNAGDEDYGEDGTLQGHSGGMGSAEDGAEEND
- the pgsA gene encoding phosphatidylinositol phosphate synthase, which gives rise to MLSVHGRKPAAVVIEPVAKTLNRLGVSPNAVTIIGAVITTAIVVTLIPAGHLVWAAVLTGLFAAFDMVDGTMARLRGGGTRFGATLDATCDRITDGATFAAITWWLIYSYDAHPSLVAASLVVLIGSQVISYVKARGEASGFAMVGGLIERPERLIIGLVGIGLHGFGVPYAVDVAIWVLAAGSVFTVVQRIAMAWNDPKAMDEAAAPAGTKDAAAHDHSWSVDTKEK
- the thrS gene encoding threonine--tRNA ligase, with amino-acid sequence MTNVDPRQAEVPAPFTVPAGTAVGAAMRELELPNKGPEAIVCVKDAEGELKDLSHVPDAEAEFTPVPAYTEDGRSVIRHSCAHVLAQAVQLEFPGTKLGIGPAIDNGFYYDFQVAEPFTPEDLKAIEKRMKKIIKSGQRFERRVYASTEAAAEELADEPFKLELVRDKGNVDPDSDEATEVGAGDLTAYDNINPRTNEIEWSDLCRGPHIPTTRYIPAFTLTRSSAAYWRGDQDNAGLQRIYGTAWEDKEKLEEYQTMLAEAEKRDHRRLGTELDLFSFPDEIGSGLPVFHPNGAIVRLEMEEHSRRRHLEAGYSFVNTPHATKADLFEKSGHLGFYKEGMFPPLQLDAEYDDDGNETKPGQDYYLKPMNCPMHNLIFDSRGRSYRELPLRLFEFGTVYRYEKSGVVHGLTRARGFTQDDAHIYCTEDQLEEELTTVLEFIISLLKDYGLDDFYLELSTRDPKKSVGSEEIWETSTEILERVATNSGLDLVPDPEGAAFYGPKISVQAKDAIGRTWQMSTVQLDFNLPERFDLEYTAPDGSKKQPIMIHRALFGSIERFFAVLLEHYAGAFPAWLAPQQVMGIPVAEDFAPHLEGVVAELRKRGVRADVDVSDDRMQKKIRNHTTGKIPFMLLAGGRDVEADAVSFRFLDGTQINGVPVAEAVDLIADWVGERINEQPSEEAIAARR
- a CDS encoding Dyp-type peroxidase, producing MSKKVRFSRRNFFAGVTTAAAASTLAACASEPDGDNPAAPPTEATGLRTATVDFDGPHQAGVATPAQAHLNLVGFNLHDDVDRDGVIRLMRSWSHDARALAVGEAPPGSLEPELVQAPANLTVTCGFGPRVFEIADLEAQRPDWLAPIPEFQRDQLEDAWGQSDVVLQICSDDPLTVSHTTRHMVRTSPRYAAPVWMQQGFLHAAGTREEGQTPRNLFGQKDGTANLTTDEEQLEHVWHGAEAPAWSQGGTAMVVRRVRMNMDTWEMLDRTSREESIGRTLDEGGPLSGGDEFTEPDYSATDEYGLPVIDAASHMARARPPADHPEQTMLRRSYNYDLPPVDGISNSGQVFICFQKNPDRQFTPVQARLDEQDRLNEWITHIGSAVYLLPPGTGAATGEDYWGQSLLERT
- a CDS encoding phosphatidylinositol mannoside acyltransferase, giving the protein MEDVTRLLRDRDFAAAGYLAGWSIVRKLPAPVAARLFRFGADRVSDDGKGLEMLRRNLSRVVGPENVTRELVRDAMRSYARYWLEAFRLPTLTDDEKLHARLTEGVVGREAFDASVQSGRGVILTLPHSGNWDMAGTWLVKNYGQFATVAERVKPEVLFNAFVEFRESLGFEVLPLTGGQRPPFDRLREVLEQGGIVCLLGERDLKQTGVEVDFFGEKTTMPAGSAQLALETGAALHVVHSWFYEDDDGPGWGLSASDEVEVTDLPATVQRIADLFAANIAAHPEDWHMLQPQWTVDVDEAKAARRARRQRAERERKG
- a CDS encoding HIT family protein, whose protein sequence is MPHADNATESAGQPERRVVDHGVGKDDELQRLWAPYRSAYLAESPRMNGNDVEDPGDPFLDAPQRSDEESLIIARGEHVYVILNLYPYNAGHLMVIPYRKVSELEDLTAEEDLEVMAFTKRAIRVLKRVSNPEAFNVGFNLGSASGGSVGDHLHLHVVPRWSGDANFVTVIGKTKVLPQLLRDTRALLARGWAEIEAADA